In one window of Maribacter sp. BPC-D8 DNA:
- a CDS encoding outer membrane beta-barrel family protein codes for MKLKSTILLVTLLITAVTIAQNTISGTISDPLKTPLPYANIILYQVGEEKAITGVISNEIGAYLFENIANGTYVIEASVLGFETKRSDEFQIPQSELIVDFTLNEETQNLDEVVVKSRRPQIKQTAEKLIVDLENSDMVNTNLQDVVKKVPGIIMTNGNVSYAGQGNIRILINGKTTDYMDTASLLRDLPADNISKVELIQQPGSEYDAEGSGPILNIILKNNVKLGTHGNVKQMVGYENRFEYATSASIASYKNKLNWQLSAGYRKSTSRDDLTLSRKVLDETYEQTSKSAFDPIIANIGAGVDYYLTDKHSIGVNGRMVNSDSDRISNNNTTISSTSSDITLLTDNSFDRNRSIYSVNPYYEFKDDKNKLVLDYNFVDYSYDNENNLYQVGASELPYNNRRYFQDASYKINTYKIDYKRTVNENFSWNAGAKFSDVKSDSDLQSLTEDNEGVFQFRPAESNRFLVDETILAFYSKMNLKVDKWTFSGGLRWEESDTEGTATTTGETRTRKISKLFPSASISRKITEEISANLAYSYRIQRPSYSSLNSFVYFYDPFTFEEGNPNLKPAFTNSYQFNLTYENQPFFNISYRETSDQLFEIITQNDASAQTSRTMINLAENKNWSFSFYAPLDFIENIDGYVGVQANHNEYTSENLEPTLDLSKWSFTGFAGAEYELPWEINSEISGYYTSGGLEGIIEYDWMAGMDIAISKSFLDDKLKVSLEYEELIQRPFTGSVSYDNVDATVVSNWARNNVFLQLNYSFGSKFGKNNKRENSSKDEQNRIKQDN; via the coding sequence ATGAAACTAAAATCAACAATTCTATTAGTTACCCTACTAATCACAGCGGTTACTATCGCTCAAAACACTATTTCGGGTACTATAAGTGACCCATTAAAAACACCGTTACCTTATGCTAATATTATTCTTTATCAGGTAGGTGAAGAAAAAGCTATAACCGGTGTAATCAGTAATGAAATTGGTGCTTATTTATTTGAGAATATTGCAAATGGCACTTATGTGATAGAGGCATCTGTTCTCGGGTTTGAAACCAAAAGATCTGATGAATTTCAAATACCTCAATCAGAATTAATAGTAGATTTTACGCTGAACGAAGAAACTCAAAATTTAGATGAAGTCGTTGTAAAAAGTAGACGCCCACAAATTAAACAAACTGCAGAAAAGCTAATTGTCGATCTTGAAAATTCAGATATGGTGAACACCAATCTTCAAGATGTAGTAAAAAAAGTGCCGGGTATAATAATGACCAACGGTAATGTAAGTTATGCGGGTCAAGGCAATATTAGAATACTCATTAACGGTAAAACTACCGACTATATGGACACCGCAAGTTTGTTAAGAGATTTGCCGGCAGACAATATTTCTAAGGTAGAGTTAATACAACAACCAGGTTCAGAATACGACGCCGAAGGCTCTGGACCAATTCTAAACATCATTTTAAAGAATAATGTAAAACTAGGCACGCACGGCAATGTAAAGCAAATGGTGGGCTATGAGAATAGATTTGAGTATGCGACCAGTGCTTCTATAGCGAGCTATAAAAACAAACTTAATTGGCAATTAAGCGCAGGATATAGAAAATCTACCTCAAGAGATGATTTAACATTGTCACGTAAGGTCTTAGATGAAACCTATGAACAAACTTCAAAATCTGCTTTTGACCCCATTATTGCGAATATTGGTGCAGGTGTTGATTATTACTTAACAGACAAACATTCAATCGGGGTGAACGGTAGAATGGTAAATAGTGATTCTGACCGTATATCAAATAACAACACAACTATATCAAGTACCTCATCTGATATTACATTACTTACCGATAATAGTTTTGATAGAAATAGAAGTATCTATTCTGTTAATCCGTACTACGAGTTTAAAGATGATAAGAATAAACTAGTGCTAGATTATAATTTTGTGGACTATAGCTATGACAATGAAAACAATTTATATCAAGTAGGTGCATCAGAATTGCCATATAATAATAGACGTTATTTTCAAGATGCATCTTATAAGATTAATACCTATAAAATCGATTATAAACGAACAGTAAATGAGAATTTTTCATGGAATGCGGGTGCTAAGTTTTCTGATGTGAAATCAGATAGTGACTTACAATCTTTAACGGAAGATAATGAGGGAGTTTTTCAGTTTCGACCAGCCGAAAGCAATCGGTTCTTGGTAGATGAAACGATTCTTGCTTTTTACTCTAAAATGAACTTAAAGGTTGATAAATGGACCTTCTCTGGCGGATTGCGTTGGGAAGAAAGTGATACCGAAGGTACCGCCACAACTACAGGTGAGACAAGAACTAGAAAAATATCAAAGCTATTTCCGAGTGCAAGTATCAGTAGAAAAATTACAGAAGAAATTAGTGCAAATTTGGCGTATAGTTATCGTATTCAACGACCTTCTTACAGCTCACTTAATTCTTTTGTGTATTTCTATGACCCGTTTACTTTTGAAGAAGGAAATCCTAATTTAAAACCTGCATTTACAAATAGCTATCAGTTTAATTTGACGTATGAAAACCAACCATTCTTTAATATAAGTTATAGAGAAACTTCAGATCAGTTATTTGAAATTATTACCCAGAACGATGCATCTGCACAGACCTCTAGAACTATGATTAACTTGGCTGAAAACAAAAACTGGAGTTTTAGCTTTTATGCACCATTAGATTTTATAGAGAATATAGATGGTTATGTTGGCGTTCAAGCGAATCATAATGAATATACCTCTGAAAATTTAGAACCGACATTAGACTTGTCTAAATGGAGCTTTACAGGTTTTGCAGGAGCTGAATATGAGTTACCCTGGGAAATTAATTCAGAAATATCTGGATATTACACCTCTGGCGGATTAGAAGGAATCATTGAATATGACTGGATGGCCGGTATGGATATTGCTATTAGCAAAAGCTTTCTTGATGATAAATTAAAGGTTAGTTTAGAGTATGAAGAATTGATACAAAGACCTTTTACCGGTAGTGTAAGCTATGATAATGTAGATGCAACTGTGGTTTCTAATTGGGCAAGAAACAATGTATTTTTACAATTGAACTATAGCTTTGGTTCAAAATTCGGAAAAAACAATAAGCGAGAGAACTCTTCAAAAGACGAACAAAACCGTATTAAACAAGATAATTAA
- a CDS encoding sensor histidine kinase — protein MNTKLNKSDYILLSIILGVTSLFNVWQYYTYGNDLLEYLIDIPAYILMTIVAIVLFLYWLMPNYLLGKPNYFALISLAIVILTATGFIELLAGYWSCENDCNEFPVWHRAILNGLFVGADNVGIPLGILLTKKFYESQTQVVKIQKQQKENELKLLRSQLDPHFLFNNLNTLDALIDSDTVKAKEYINRLSLIYRYLIQTKDAEVMELSKEMNLAENYIFLIQTRFGDDYDFHVNKNIDFSNKFLPTGAVQALLENVVKHNKVNGENKIHVVIDIDEDWLTVENKKSNFTKTKDSLGTGLLNLKSRYQLLSKELPQIEESETEYKISIPIIKLSN, from the coding sequence ATGAACACGAAACTTAATAAGTCAGATTATATTTTACTGAGTATAATTTTAGGAGTAACATCACTTTTTAATGTATGGCAATATTATACTTATGGTAATGATTTGTTAGAGTACCTAATCGATATTCCTGCTTATATTTTGATGACCATTGTTGCAATTGTGTTGTTCTTGTATTGGTTAATGCCAAACTATTTATTAGGTAAGCCAAACTATTTTGCATTAATCAGTTTAGCAATCGTGATATTAACCGCAACAGGATTTATTGAACTTCTTGCTGGTTATTGGTCATGTGAAAATGATTGTAATGAATTTCCAGTCTGGCATAGAGCTATTCTTAACGGGCTTTTTGTAGGGGCAGACAATGTTGGCATTCCCTTGGGGATTTTGTTGACTAAGAAGTTTTATGAAAGCCAAACGCAGGTTGTAAAAATTCAAAAACAGCAGAAAGAGAATGAACTAAAACTTTTACGTTCGCAATTAGATCCACATTTTCTTTTTAATAACCTCAACACATTAGATGCCTTAATAGACAGTGATACTGTAAAGGCAAAAGAATATATTAATCGCTTGTCATTAATCTATAGATATTTAATTCAAACAAAAGATGCTGAGGTTATGGAGTTGTCTAAAGAAATGAATTTGGCAGAGAATTATATCTTCTTAATTCAAACAAGGTTCGGCGATGATTATGATTTTCATGTGAATAAGAATATTGATTTTTCGAACAAATTTTTACCAACTGGTGCCGTACAGGCGTTGCTAGAAAATGTGGTAAAACACAATAAGGTAAATGGTGAGAACAAAATACATGTTGTCATAGATATTGATGAAGATTGGTTAACTGTAGAGAATAAAAAATCAAATTTTACGAAAACTAAAGACAGTTTAGGCACAGGGCTTTTAAACCTAAAATCGAGATACCAATTACTTTCAAAAGAGTTACCTCAAATAGAGGAAAGTGAAACGGAATATAAAATTTCAATTCCGATAATTAAATTAAGCAACTAA
- a CDS encoding LytR/AlgR family response regulator transcription factor: MTLLILEDEIPAYQKLLSHIKTFFDDEITNHWARSIAEGKTLLAANSYDLILSDIKLLDGISFDLFNEVEVSCPIIFCSAYDDYLFQAFNTNGIAYILKPYTNADFIKALEKYQSLFKQGEYDSKLNSDTFNALKLALKEDQNNYKKRFVIKRSNGIQLLNTSDISMIEASGDFCIATDQEGKRHPISQTIGSLVQQLPPQKFFRINRSEIVHIEFIEQIESHFKNRLLITVKGCKEKAMTSTSTTSDFRKWLE; the protein is encoded by the coding sequence ATGACACTTTTAATATTAGAAGATGAAATTCCTGCTTATCAGAAATTGTTAAGTCACATTAAAACATTTTTTGATGATGAAATAACGAATCACTGGGCACGATCTATAGCTGAGGGCAAAACACTTTTAGCGGCAAATTCATACGATCTTATTTTGTCTGATATTAAGTTGTTAGACGGAATTTCTTTTGACTTGTTTAATGAGGTTGAGGTGAGTTGTCCAATAATATTTTGCTCGGCGTATGATGATTATTTGTTCCAGGCATTTAACACCAACGGTATTGCCTACATTTTAAAACCATATACAAATGCTGATTTTATAAAAGCACTAGAAAAATATCAATCACTTTTTAAACAAGGGGAATACGATAGTAAATTAAATAGCGACACTTTTAATGCTTTAAAATTGGCATTAAAAGAGGATCAGAATAATTATAAAAAACGGTTTGTTATAAAACGTTCTAATGGTATTCAGTTATTAAATACGTCAGATATAAGTATGATTGAAGCCTCAGGCGATTTTTGTATTGCCACAGACCAAGAAGGCAAAAGACACCCGATATCTCAAACTATTGGCAGTTTAGTACAGCAATTACCACCACAGAAATTCTTTCGAATTAACCGTAGCGAAATAGTACATATTGAGTTTATTGAACAGATAGAGAGCCACTTTAAAAACCGATTACTTATTACGGTAAAGGGGTGTAAAGAAAAAGCAATGACAAGTACTTCTACCACTTCCGACTTTAGAAAGTGGTTAGAGTAA
- the lepA gene encoding translation elongation factor 4, whose translation MKNIRNFCIIAHIDHGKSTLADRLLEFTGSVTDREKKEQLLDSMDLERERGITIKSHAIQMEYTYKGEEYILNLIDTPGHVDFSYEVSRSIAACEGALLVVDAAQSIQAQTISNLYLALENDLEIIPVLNKVDLPSANPEEVTDDIVDLLGCKAEEVIPASAKTGIGIEEILSAIIERIPAPKGNLDEPLQALVFDSVYNPFRGVETYFRVINGEIKKGQKIKFVATDKDYYADEVGTLKLTQEIKKSVKAGDVGYLITGIKDAREVKVGDTITDAANPTKNAISGFEDVKPMVFAGIYPVDTDEFEELRASMEKLQLNDASLVFAPESSAALGFGFRCGFLGMLHMEIIQERLEREFNMTVITTVPNVSYHAFTRKNPDTPIVVNNPTDLPDPSSIDHVEEPYIKATIITKADFVGNVMSLCIEKRGVITNQTYLTTERVELNFDMPLAEIVFDFYDRLKTVSKGYASFDYTPIGMRPSKLVRVDILLNAQPVDALSALLHADNAVNIGKKICAKLKELIPRQQFDIPIQAAIGAKIISRETTKALRKDVTAKCYGGDISRKRKLLEKQKKGKKRMRQVGNVEVPQEAFMAVLKLND comes from the coding sequence ATGAAAAACATTAGAAATTTCTGCATTATTGCACATATTGACCATGGTAAAAGTACCCTGGCAGACAGACTGTTAGAGTTTACCGGTTCTGTTACCGATCGAGAGAAAAAGGAACAGTTGCTTGATAGTATGGATCTTGAAAGAGAGCGTGGTATCACTATAAAAAGTCATGCCATACAAATGGAGTACACCTACAAGGGTGAAGAATATATTTTAAATCTAATTGACACTCCTGGTCACGTAGATTTCTCATACGAAGTTTCTAGATCAATTGCTGCCTGTGAAGGTGCATTATTGGTGGTAGATGCTGCACAGAGTATTCAAGCACAGACGATTTCTAATTTATATTTAGCTTTAGAAAACGACCTTGAGATCATACCTGTTTTAAATAAGGTTGATTTACCAAGTGCCAACCCAGAAGAGGTTACCGATGATATTGTTGATCTTTTAGGTTGTAAGGCAGAGGAAGTAATACCTGCATCTGCAAAAACCGGTATTGGTATTGAAGAAATATTAAGTGCTATTATTGAGCGTATTCCAGCACCAAAAGGTAACCTAGACGAACCATTACAAGCACTTGTGTTTGATTCTGTTTACAACCCGTTTAGAGGTGTTGAAACTTATTTTAGGGTTATAAATGGCGAAATTAAAAAGGGACAAAAGATAAAATTTGTAGCAACCGACAAAGACTATTATGCCGATGAGGTAGGTACTTTAAAGTTGACACAAGAAATTAAAAAGAGCGTTAAGGCTGGTGATGTTGGTTATTTAATTACCGGAATCAAAGATGCTCGTGAAGTTAAAGTAGGTGATACGATAACTGATGCTGCTAACCCAACCAAAAACGCAATTAGCGGATTTGAAGATGTAAAGCCAATGGTTTTTGCAGGTATTTACCCTGTTGATACCGATGAGTTTGAAGAGTTACGTGCTTCGATGGAAAAACTACAATTAAATGATGCCTCTCTTGTATTTGCACCAGAAAGTAGTGCAGCACTTGGATTCGGATTTAGATGTGGTTTCTTAGGAATGCTACATATGGAAATTATTCAAGAGCGTCTAGAGCGCGAGTTCAATATGACGGTAATTACTACGGTACCCAATGTTAGTTACCATGCATTTACCCGTAAAAATCCTGATACCCCAATTGTTGTAAATAACCCAACAGATTTACCTGACCCATCAAGTATTGATCATGTTGAAGAACCTTATATTAAAGCTACCATTATTACGAAAGCTGATTTCGTAGGTAACGTTATGTCATTATGTATTGAAAAGCGTGGTGTAATTACCAATCAAACGTATTTGACCACCGAGCGTGTTGAACTTAATTTTGACATGCCTTTGGCAGAAATCGTTTTTGATTTTTATGACCGTTTAAAAACCGTCTCTAAGGGATATGCCTCTTTCGATTACACGCCTATAGGTATGAGACCTTCTAAACTGGTTCGTGTAGATATTTTACTAAACGCACAGCCGGTAGATGCGCTATCTGCATTACTACATGCTGATAATGCTGTAAATATTGGTAAGAAGATTTGTGCCAAGCTAAAAGAACTGATACCAAGACAACAGTTTGATATTCCAATTCAAGCTGCTATTGGTGCAAAAATCATTTCTAGAGAAACTACAAAAGCCTTACGTAAAGATGTAACTGCTAAATGTTATGGTGGTGATATTTCTCGTAAACGTAAACTTCTTGAAAAACAAAAGAAAGGTAAAAAACGTATGCGTCAAGTTGGTAACGTAGAAGTGCCTCAAGAGGCATTTATGGCGGTATTGAAGCTAAACGATTAA
- a CDS encoding outer membrane beta-barrel family protein has protein sequence MKQLTAILFFCIGMSHFGYSQTFELKGEVKDQYQEPVAFASVFLLTVTDSVLVKGSSADENGAFLFSDIAEGLYFLKASYVGQTSENLAIEILKDTKIGAVIIEQQAEQLNEVTVVSNKPVVKREVDRIVFNVENTVISQNSSWDILRQTPGVIMMNDELKVRNQETTVYINNRKVQLSAEEVRSLLENYQGENIKSVEVIHNPPASYDAEGGSILNIVTSKNVSVGYKGNVNAGYTQGVFPKYNFGTSHFYKTKKLNVNASYNYTPKKEFKNTLSSTNFMDNTGITSIWDTDFDQVIRTNTHSAGVSVDYQFNEKNSLSLTSNAQYQPKKDADFFQETTIKNSAGVLDSIFRTNSFLSEKKHNVSGDLTFKHQFKDQGNLTVNAHYTNFGLDRNQDVNSDYFQPSGSFLRDFNFSTIADQQIEIKTAQIDYTDYFGSVFFETGAKGSFIDSESRLDYFLQNNGTQFIPNLSDDYTYDESVYAGYFSLSKDWDKWSIKTGLRAEQTESSGVSVNVSSMNKLSYFELFPSLYILHNINDHHSLAFDYARKVQRPRYEDLNPFRTYINERTFQEGNPNLTPSFSHNFNLNYTLNQEFFFDFYYRDNGMYISTLTFQDNDNLVLRDVTQNVLESTSYGFDFSYGKSITNNWYLYSYISLFHEEESFIALQSDEYSFTNDFDGAYIDLTNYITLSKDGSFKGELGFTYLSGWLQGSYIQEETTNLTVGLRKSFLNNRAVLSVGANDLLGKYNGYVSSKYLNQDNGYLTVPETQFVKFGFTYNFGNFRLEDNQRDIDKIERERLE, from the coding sequence TTGAAACAACTAACGGCTATTTTATTCTTCTGCATAGGTATGTCCCATTTTGGGTATAGTCAAACCTTTGAATTAAAAGGTGAGGTTAAAGATCAATACCAAGAACCCGTTGCATTTGCGTCTGTATTTCTACTGACCGTTACAGATTCTGTATTGGTTAAAGGAAGTTCTGCCGACGAAAATGGAGCGTTTTTATTCTCTGATATTGCAGAGGGACTCTATTTTTTAAAAGCGTCTTATGTAGGTCAAACATCAGAAAACTTAGCGATAGAGATTTTAAAGGACACCAAAATCGGAGCAGTAATAATTGAGCAGCAAGCAGAACAACTTAATGAAGTTACGGTTGTAAGCAATAAACCTGTAGTAAAAAGAGAAGTTGATCGCATTGTTTTCAATGTGGAAAATACTGTCATTTCTCAGAACAGTTCTTGGGATATTCTTCGTCAAACACCAGGAGTCATTATGATGAATGATGAGTTGAAAGTAAGAAATCAAGAAACAACGGTTTATATCAATAATCGAAAAGTGCAACTGTCTGCAGAAGAGGTTAGAAGTCTGTTAGAAAACTACCAAGGCGAGAATATAAAATCAGTTGAGGTTATTCATAATCCGCCAGCAAGTTATGATGCTGAGGGTGGGTCAATTTTAAATATTGTTACCAGTAAAAATGTATCTGTGGGCTATAAAGGCAATGTAAATGCTGGGTATACACAAGGAGTTTTTCCGAAGTACAATTTTGGAACATCGCATTTTTATAAAACCAAAAAACTAAATGTAAATGCAAGCTATAATTACACACCCAAAAAGGAATTTAAGAATACTTTGAGCAGTACCAATTTTATGGATAATACTGGTATTACTTCTATTTGGGATACAGATTTTGATCAAGTAATACGTACTAATACCCATAGCGCAGGGGTATCGGTAGATTATCAATTTAACGAAAAGAACTCCCTAAGCTTAACAAGCAACGCACAATATCAACCAAAAAAGGATGCTGATTTTTTTCAGGAAACTACCATTAAAAACAGCGCAGGGGTATTAGATTCTATATTCAGAACCAACAGTTTTTTAAGCGAAAAGAAGCATAATGTTTCGGGCGATCTTACTTTTAAACATCAGTTTAAAGACCAAGGAAATTTAACTGTAAATGCACACTATACAAATTTTGGTTTAGACCGAAATCAAGATGTAAACTCAGATTATTTTCAGCCTAGTGGCTCATTTCTGCGCGATTTTAATTTCTCGACTATTGCCGATCAACAGATAGAAATAAAGACCGCTCAAATAGATTACACTGATTATTTTGGCAGTGTATTTTTTGAAACAGGGGCAAAAGGTTCTTTTATTGATTCTGAAAGTAGATTAGATTATTTTTTACAGAATAACGGTACGCAGTTTATACCTAATTTATCTGATGACTATACCTATGACGAAAGCGTGTATGCGGGTTACTTTAGCCTTTCGAAAGACTGGGATAAATGGAGTATAAAAACTGGGTTACGTGCAGAACAAACAGAAAGTTCAGGAGTGTCTGTAAATGTATCAAGTATGAATAAGCTTAGTTATTTTGAACTATTCCCATCATTATACATTCTGCACAATATCAATGACCACCATAGTTTGGCATTTGATTATGCTAGAAAAGTGCAACGCCCTCGTTATGAAGATTTGAATCCGTTTAGAACCTATATTAATGAACGTACCTTTCAAGAGGGTAACCCTAATTTAACACCTAGTTTTAGCCATAATTTCAACTTGAATTATACCCTTAATCAAGAATTCTTTTTTGACTTCTATTACCGTGATAACGGTATGTATATTTCTACACTTACTTTTCAAGATAATGATAATCTCGTTTTAAGAGATGTTACTCAAAACGTATTAGAAAGTACCTCTTACGGTTTTGATTTTTCATACGGCAAGTCAATCACTAATAATTGGTATTTGTACAGCTATATTTCTCTTTTTCATGAAGAGGAATCTTTTATTGCATTACAAAGTGATGAGTATTCTTTTACCAATGATTTTGACGGTGCGTATATAGACCTTACAAATTATATAACGCTGTCTAAAGACGGCAGTTTTAAAGGAGAACTAGGCTTTACATACTTGTCAGGCTGGTTGCAGGGATCTTATATACAAGAAGAAACTACAAATTTAACCGTAGGTTTAAGAAAATCATTTTTAAATAATAGAGCTGTACTAAGCGTAGGTGCAAACGACTTATTAGGTAAATATAATGGGTATGTATCTTCTAAATATTTAAACCAAGACAACGGTTATTTAACGGTTCCCGAAACCCAATTTGTAAAGTTTGGCTTCACGTACAACTTTGGTAATTTCCGCTTAGAAGACAACCAACGTGATATAGATAAAATAGAGCGCGAACGTCTAGAGTAA